From the genome of Adhaeribacter pallidiroseus:
CCTGTAACCCAAACCGGCCTACAGGCAGAGAATAAGCAACCCCGGTACCATATACCCAGGTGCCGGTTAGGTGCCAGCGCTTGTTTAACTGGTGCAGTACCACCGCGGTAATATCGTGGCGGCGATCGGCCCGGGTGGGGAAACGTTTGCCGTTGTTAATTTCGGCGAATTTACGGTTAGACCACGACAAGGTGTAGCCCAGCCAGCCCGTAGTGCGGCCTTCTTTTTTTTCTAAGTAAAATTCGCTTCCGTAGCTATCGCCGCGGCCAAATAAAAATTCTTCGTCTAAATTATCGTTCACAAAAAGCTGCGCCCCATCCCGGAAATCAACCTGGTTTTTCATCCATTTATAATACACTTCGTGAGTAAACAAATACTCGCCCCCGTTAAATAAATGACTCAATCCCAGGGCTACCTGCGTAGAACGTTGTGGTTTTACCACTGGGTTAGAGGGGTACCAGATATCGGTGGGTAAGCTTGCTCCGGAATTACTTACCAAATGAATGTACTGGCGCATGCTGGTAAAGCTGGTTTTAAGTGCCGTGTTCTCCGAGAGGCTGTACCGCACCGCCGCTCGCGGTTCCAAGGCATGAAAATACGTGCTGCCGTTTAAAAATCCGGAATACCGCAAGCCGTACTGCAACGACCAAACGGGCGAAGGTTGATAATCGTCGGCGAGATAAACGCCTATTTCGCTGCCCCGGTACCGGGAACCCGCGCCAAAATTAAAGCTGTTGTCTTCGGCTCCCGCCTGAAACCGGCCTACCAGAAATTTATGATAGGTGTAATGGGTCCCGAATTTTACTTTATGGGCATTATTGGGTAAATAATCAAAATCAAGCTTGGCTGCGTAATCCTGAATATCGGAGCGGAGGTTAAAGCTAAAAATATCGAGTTTATTGGTGATGGTATATTTGTAACTGGATGTAGAAAAGCTGGTGTTGGCGTATAGTTTAGGATGGAAGGCGTGGTTCCAGCGAATGGTAGCCGCTTTGTTGCCCCAGCCAAAATCAAATTTAAAACCGCTGTTCCTAAAACCGAATACATCGTTGCCTAAATAACCGCTCATAAACAATTTGTCTTTAGGCGAAAGATCAAAAGTGGCTTTGGCGTTCAGGTCGTAGAAATAATAATCCGGGATGGGATTGTATTCCGGATCGTCTTCGTTAGCCCGGTTGGCCAAACGGGTAAACACGTCGGCGTAAGTGCGCCGACCCGAAACAATAAACGAAGATTTGCCTTTTTTAATAGGTCCTTCCAGGGTTAATCGCGATGCAATCAAACCGATACCACCAGTCGCGCCAAATTTTTCTTTGTTGCCTTCCCGCAGCTTTACATCCACCACCGACGATAAGCGGCCCCCAAACTGCGCCGGAAACCCGCCTTTGTACAAATCAACGCTGCGTACGGCATCGGAATTAAAAACACTGAAAAACCCAAACAAATGCGAGGCATTATACACGGTAGCCTCGTCGAGCAAAAATAAGTTCTGGTCGGGGCCGCCACCCCGCACGTACAAGCCCGAAGTTCCTTCGCCGCCCGATTGCACGCCCGGTTTTAACTGTAACGTTTTTAAAATATCTACTTCTCCGAACAAGGCCGGGAGTAGTTTGGCTTCGCGGGCGGTTAATTGTTCTACGCTCATTTGCGCACCCGAAAATTTTTGCTGCAAACCACTACCTTCGATTACCACTTCTTTTAGCTGGTTACCAGCCGTGGGCAAGGTTATATTTAGTTTTACGTTGCGTGCCACCGTAATCTGGCGCGAGATGGTTTCGTAGCCGATATAAGAAAATTGCACGGTGTAGGTACCGGGGGCTACCCGAAAAGAATAAAAGCCAGCGGCGTTGGTAGTGGCTCCGGTATTGCTACCGGCAATATAAGCGGAAGCACCAATTAAACTTTCCCCGTTATCATCGGCCCGGATGGAGCCGCTTATCGTGTATTGCCGCTGGGCCGAGGCGCGTAATGCACTTGTGCCAAACAGGAGTAATGTACAAATAAAATAAAAGGTAAAGCGCATGAGAGGGTTTTCAGAGAATATATAAAACTGGTAGGTAGTTGAGAGATGCTTTCATTATAACGCGTTCAAGGGCTAGTTGTTTGCGCCGTTAACTCAATTAATAATAAAATATATAAGTGGGTTGATTATAATTCTTGTAAAAGACTGGCAGCTCTATGGCCTTAAACTATCGGACGCTGTTAATTTAAAAAAAAGCCTTAGAAGTGCTTTCTTTTAGTTTTTTTGCCTGATTGGAGCTTAAGTTTACTTTGCCCGGAGGAGATGTTAGCCGGATTAAATTAATTGCCATACAACCAAGTTTCCCGAATTATTTTTTGTAGCGGTGTAGCGGCTGGATCAATGGCTAATACATATTTCTTTTCTTCCCTGGTTTTTACCAGGCGGGTTGTTAATTTTTTAAATTTTATCTTTCCTTGTTTGTTAGGCCGGCCCACCAAAATTTTTACTTTGTCGTTGGGCTGATGGGAATAAACTTCTGTTTTTAGAATAGCTGATGCTGTTTCGCGGGTAAATGTTTTTTTGTTGATAGCCAATAGTTGATCGCCAGAACGTAAGGCTGCTTTTTGCGAAGAGGCGCCAACCGCATCTATTTTTTCCACTACAAACTTCTGCGTTTCCGGATCGTAATTTAACCGAAATGGACCTAAAGAAACTCTTTCTTCAACAGATTCGGGCTGGTAGGTGATACCTACTATTTTAAAAAGATCGGTATACGGCAATGGTTTGTTCCCTTCTACAAATTGCCGGAAAAACTCCCGAATTTCTGGGTAAGTAAGGCCGGCAATTTTATCAAATAGCTCTTCGTCGTTAAAAGCTTTTTGCTTGCCGTAAGCCGCGGCAAGACTATTCATGAGGTTGCGTACGCCGTATTTGCCATTTGATAATTCGCGTAATTTTAAATCTAAAGCTAATCCAATTAAGGCTCCTTTTTGATAAACGTTGCCGTACTCCTGAGAATAAGCTTCGAGTACGCCTTGACTCATGGTAGTAAAAGGCAGCGTATCATTATACCGATTGGCGCCAATAATGTAAGCGCGGAGTTTGTTTAG
Proteins encoded in this window:
- a CDS encoding TonB-dependent receptor, giving the protein MRFTFYFICTLLLFGTSALRASAQRQYTISGSIRADDNGESLIGASAYIAGSNTGATTNAAGFYSFRVAPGTYTVQFSYIGYETISRQITVARNVKLNITLPTAGNQLKEVVIEGSGLQQKFSGAQMSVEQLTAREAKLLPALFGEVDILKTLQLKPGVQSGGEGTSGLYVRGGGPDQNLFLLDEATVYNASHLFGFFSVFNSDAVRSVDLYKGGFPAQFGGRLSSVVDVKLREGNKEKFGATGGIGLIASRLTLEGPIKKGKSSFIVSGRRTYADVFTRLANRANEDDPEYNPIPDYYFYDLNAKATFDLSPKDKLFMSGYLGNDVFGFRNSGFKFDFGWGNKAATIRWNHAFHPKLYANTSFSTSSYKYTITNKLDIFSFNLRSDIQDYAAKLDFDYLPNNAHKVKFGTHYTYHKFLVGRFQAGAEDNSFNFGAGSRYRGSEIGVYLADDYQPSPVWSLQYGLRYSGFLNGSTYFHALEPRAAVRYSLSENTALKTSFTSMRQYIHLVSNSGASLPTDIWYPSNPVVKPQRSTQVALGLSHLFNGGEYLFTHEVYYKWMKNQVDFRDGAQLFVNDNLDEEFLFGRGDSYGSEFYLEKKEGRTTGWLGYTLSWSNRKFAEINNGKRFPTRADRRHDITAVVLHQLNKRWHLTGTWVYGTGVAYSLPVGRFGLQGQPGDDISIVPVYLNRNAFRQAPYHRLDVGAVYKLRPRRGESDLTFSVYNAYNRRNPYFVYFDEEKDKQTDLPLSFKAKQVSLFPVIPSVTYNFKF